DNA from Deltaproteobacteria bacterium:
CGAGTATCTAGGGAAAAAACTCTCGGCTCACGCATTACTGACCCGCGCGACAGTCTTCGTGAATGGCCAAAAGGTCGTTTGGGCTCCGCCAGACAAACCAACTCGCACATAGTGTACTCACTGCTGAGGTTATTCCAACGCGGCCAAACCGTGCCGGATAGCATAGCGCACTAAACCAGCGGTGTCGTGAATATCGAGGCGTTTCATTAATTGCGCGCGATGCACCTCAACGGTTTTGATTTTCATCTTGAGGAGGGCAGCAATCCCCTTCGTCGAATTCCCTTCGGCAATGAGTTGTAAAATTTCACGCTGGCGTGGTGTCAGATGGCTTAAAGGGCCTCGCTCCTGTGGCTCCGGTACCCTCCCTTCACCACCGAGCTGGCGGAGATAGTCGTTCATCACCACACTGGTAATTCTCGGACTGAGATAGAAATGTCCTTGACTAACAACCTCAATGGCTCGGGCTAACTCCTCGGGCGAAGAATCCTAAGAGAGTGTTTTGAAAAAGGGATTGGTAAGCTTGAGGGATGAATACACTGCCGCGAGTTTATCCAACGGACCTGACCATGACCGAATGGACACAATTGAAGAG
Protein-coding regions in this window:
- a CDS encoding response regulator transcription factor, yielding MNDYLRQLGGEGRVPEPQERGPLSHLTPRQREILQLIAEGNSTKGIAALLKMKIKTVEVHRAQLMKRLDIHDTAGLVRYAIRHGLAALE